In Planifilum fulgidum, the genomic stretch CTACTAAGATAGGTATAAACTACATTATCAAAAGCCGTGAAAAGGAATATGATTTAGGGGAATCGATGATAAACGAAATGCCCTCTGAAAAACAACTTCAGATGTTAAAGGATGTTGACCGTATTGTCCGTGAAAAAGGCGTACCTTTTACTATTCGTTATCAGATCGGACGGAAGGAGTTGGAGTCTTTGAGGTACGATGCCCGTTTAACACAGGAAGATTTTGAGTTTATAATGCAAATGTTTAGAGTGGAAAATCAGTGAGTCAACTTTTAATAATCGGGTGCAAGTCATTTTCTACGGGCTGCCCTTTATAGGTTAGGGCAGTCTTTTTCTTATTTGGTCGTTTTAAGATACGTTTCCCATCAGTAATTCTTGAAAAGAGGAGGCGATTGGGGGCAGCGGTCCGCTTTTTCATGTACAGGATGATGAAAATTGTATTTTAGGGAATAAGGTTCTGTTGACCGCAAGGGATGAGCAGATATAATCTTCGATGACAGACATTGAATTCCTATGGAGGGTTGCAAAACATTGGGGGGGATGGGCGATGAAACGGGAACTTTTATGCCCTTTGTCTGGTTTTCAGCAGCGGATGTTCCCTGCTTTCCGGAAAGAATTCGGATCAGGCTGATGCGGACAAGGATTTGAATGAAGTGGAGGTGAAACAGGCGGCAACGGATGTCGAAGGGATGCTCCGGGAAGGGCCGGGCAAATACGCAGGAGACAAGTACGACGAGGAAAAGGTGAAGGCAGAACTGGACAAGCTGCCCGACAACCTGACGGCGGATGAAGCTTACAATTACCTGATCCCTCTCCTGGCAGAGGATTATAAACCTCATGTTAAGGTCTACGACAGTCTGGATCCCACCATCAAGACCAACGTTAAAACACCAGATGGTGTCAACGCTCCGGAGGGAGAGCTACCCAAACAGGTAAACGTGGAGATTCTCCTGGATGCCAGCGGGAGTATGGCCGGCCGGGTGAGCGGCGGGGTGAAGATGGACCTGGCCAAGGAGGCGATCCGAGATTTTGTCTCCAAACTGCCGGAGGGCGCTCAAGTGGCCCTCAGGGTTTATGGTCACAAGGGAAGCAATCAGGAGAAGGATAAGGAAATCTCCTGCAAGAGCACGGAGGTGGTTTATCCCCTGGGGGCTTACGACAAAGCTACCTTCCAGAAGTCCCTGGGCAAGTTCCGGCCGACGGGTTGGACTCCCTTGGCCGCGGCGATCGAGCAGGCGAAAAATGATTTGAGCGGAAATACGGGAGAAAACGTGGAGAACATCATTTACGTGGTGAGTGACGGGATCGAGACCTGCGGCGGGGATCCGGTCAAGGCGGCGAAGGAGCTGCATGAGTCGGAGATCCAGGCGATTGTGAACATCATCGGCTTTGATGTGGATAATGAAGGACAGCGGGCTCTGAAGAAGGTGGCGGAAGCGGGTGGAGGAAAATACACCACCGTGAACACCGGCGAGGATCTTAGGAAACATTTGGAAGAAGAATACGATCGATTGCGTGAGGAATGGTACATTTGGGGGTTGGATAGTTCTTGGGATGCCCAAATTCAATGGGGAGATAAATGGGAAGAATTATATAACGCTGAACAGGTTATCCTAGATAAATATACAAGAGAAAGAGATAGAATGTTGGCAGCAAAGGATTATTTGCATTCATCCGGAAAACTGCAAAATGATGATGTTGAAAGCGAGTTGGATGATAAGATTTGGAACCGATCTAATCTAATAAGTGATTACAGTAGGGAAACATATTTGAAGTTGAGCGACATGTTGAGAAAAGCAAGGGATGATGAACAGGAAAGAGTGAAAAAGAAAGCTGAAGAGATGGAAAAGAAGTATGACCAGTAAAAGGATAAATTTTTGTCAAGCAAAAGCTGTGCATGATATCTGCAAGCAAATCCGTTTTACGTTGACGGGCAAGAAATTTGGATTTTTTGACCACGGTTCCATTTCCGTTCCGGTCCACTTCATTGGCGATTAAGGATTCAACATCTATTAAGGGTTTATCTGTCAATGGAAGGGGATAAAGGAGGTCTGAAAAATGATGACTTTCTTTAACCCTTTCTATAATGGCGCCGAGTAACGAACAGGATCAATTGAAGGAGGAAGTTGAAGTTTGGCAGCTGGTTTATCACAAGGTGGGTGGTGGAGGATGCGGGATAATCTTACTTGACGAAATTTCACGGAGGGAATGGGATGGGCATAATCAATATATTCATATCAACGGTTCTCGCTCTGATTTATCCCGGAGCGGGGCAGATCTATAATGGCCAGGCCAAAAAGGGCTTTTGGTTTTTCGGGATCGCAGTCACATTATGGTTCTTGTCTGAAACGATTTTTATACGACCCTGGTTTGAATGGATTATTCTCCTTTTTCATATGTGGGCGGTCATCGACGCGATTGTGGTGGCGATCGGGATCTACCGGGGAAAGAGGGACTTGTCCTTTGTGCGGAATTGGAAGGGGTTTGTGAAAATCGCCATTGTTATCGTGGTTCCCCTTTGTCTGCTGTTGGCGAAGGCAGCTTTGGCCCGGTTTGTGCTTTTTAATTACATCGAGCAAGCAAGCGAGCCCGCGGAGGATTCCGCCAAGGTTCAGAGGGAAATTATGGAATATCTCGAGGACAAATATGGTCAGGAGTTTGAAGCGGTGGGGGAGGTGGAATACAGCCCCATTTCCGGGTATTTCAGCCTTGACGTCAGGCCAAAAGAAAACAAGCGTGTGACTTTTGCTGTATACAAACATTCATATGGGAAAATGAATGACACATATCTCACATCGTTGTGGGATATTCAGTTTCAAGATGAAATCAAGCCCCATTGATAGATGAAATGTACCCGCCCCAGAACCGTTGGGAAATGAAGTTGGACGTTGCTGTGTCAAAATCCTTTTCCGAGAAGATGGATCCCAAAGATATTCCCGACTATCCAGAGGTTCGACAGCAGTATCCAGACGAAACGAGGGCGATAATAAATATGTCTTTGTTTAAGGACATGAATGAGTCCAACAAGGATGAAGAGTTGGAGAAGGTATATCGGTTGATTCAATTTTGCCGGGAAAAAGGGATCAAAAAATATATCATATATATCGTCTATTATGAAGAACGGTTGTTGAAAGAAAAAGGCAGGGACATAGAGGTGGGTCCTGAATATGATGACTATCGTACACACAGAATTTCTGTGACAAATAAGGATGCGGAAACCGTCCGTACGCCGAAGGATCTTGAAAAATACCTTGTTGAGTTTCCGAAGTAACTTACAGACGGGTCGCCCTTATCGAGCGGCCCGTTTGTTTGTTGCAAATTTGAATGAGGTAACGAGGCTTGGAAGGACGTAGCTTCAGACGGGAGAGAGAACATTCAATGCATTATTTTTCTGGGCCCACTGGAGAAGGATAAGCTGGTCCGTTTTAACAGAAATAAGACGTTAAACGGCCGTCTGAGGGAAGTATTGGTTCTGCCAGAATGACGCCATTTTAGATATTTATATTTGGAAGGATCGCCGAACCTTGGTGATGCTTTTTCTTTTTTTTACATATAGAGTTCTATTGACCTTAATAGATGAGCAGATATAATCTTCGATGACAGGCTTTGAAGTCCTATGGAAGGTAAAAGATTGGGGGAGGCAATGAAGCAGGGGCTTTTATGGATGCTAATCCTTTGCCTGGTTTTCGTCAGCGGGTGTTCTCTGCTTTCGGGGAAGAATGCGGATCAGACTGATGAGGACAAGGAATCGGATGAAGTGGAGGTGAAGCAGGCCGCCACCGATGTGGAAGGGATGCTCCGGGAGGCTCGTTTGACGCCGATTACCTATACTCGTATAGCACAAGCCCCAATTCTAGATTTATGTTTCCAAAACTAAACCCAAAAACATTGATTTCAATCGATTCTTGGCTCCCGTTTTTGTTATTATCCTCAGTTTAATGATGGAGAAAACAACCTAAGGAGAGTTGTATTTTATGAAAGATTATTTTAAGTTTGACACAACCCCGGTAAATCCAAATCCACCGATTCCCAAAGAAATAGAAAGAGCCGCAGTACAATATAAAAAAGACGGTGAAATGGAATCGGTCGGACCCTTTAAAGTTGTAACATCAAACCAATATTATTATCACTGTAATTACTTTGACAAAAAAAAGTTGGGCCCGTGGGATATCTAATTATTAGAAGTGATGGAGTTGTTCCATCATACACAGAAGCAAAAAGGCCAAAAGAAATATTCCATGAAATGGAGCTAATACTTCAGAGCTTTATAGGAAATGCACATTTTGCGGGGATTCCAACGATTCCTTTAGAACAGTTAGACAGAAATCTAGAGAAAATACGTAAAAAGCTGGATGAACCTATTCCGTTGGATATCCAACAATCATTTGAAAAGGTGCGAAGCATTCCAAAAACAATAATTGAGAAAACTAAAATGATCCGTTGCACGGTTGTAGAAATTCAAAAGCTATATAAAGAGATGACCGTCCAATATGTAATTTCTGAGGATTTACTAAAGAAAGCGCAGGATCTTCATAACCGTTTAATGGTAAGCCTTTTTTACAGTTTTGATGCTCGGATATCCACTCAACAAGATATAAAAAAATTTCTGGATTATCTTTCGCCGAAGGTATCGATTACGACTCCTTCGTTTCTTTGGAATTACCTACAATTGAAGTTTCTCCTTCCATTCATAACAAAAGTCGAAAATAAATCTCTAGAAAACTTCGAAAGGTTACGAGAAATGATCAATATGGGCATTAAAAAATGGAATGAACAGGTATTTAAAAATGTACACAAGGATTTAAGAAATCCTGATCAATAGTGGCGAGGTTTTCTCATTGGGTGTATTGTAAAATAGAAATCGTCTGAAAGAAAACTGGGCGATTTTTTGTTCTCCTACTGGGAATCCGTTTTTTCCGTCTGTAAAATAACCGTCCCAGGTGTTTTGGAGATGCGGGATTAAGGGGGGCTGGCCATGAGCAAAAAGAAGTTTCCCGATCCGCCTCCAGAAGTGGAGGAAACCGTAAAACAGTATGTACGGAAAGGGGAGGACTACCATATTTTTCGCCCCGCGATAAAGTTTAATGATGTATTATATCATTATTGTAAATTTGCAAAAGGGAAGACACGAAGCGACGGTAATGAAGAACTTAGCGGTTTTCTTATAGTTCGGGATGATGGAGTGGTCCCGCCGAAAACTGAAGAGGTGATATCGATTTTGCGTTTAGGTCTTCATACAAATACTATGACTTTTGATATTGCTGTTACTGGAAGAGAATGGGCCAGTTTGCCGATCCAAATGTGGGAGAAGCTGATGAATTTGTTGAGAAAGGTTGAACAAGCTTTTCAGTCAGAGATGCCCGAAGAGATCCGGGAAGCTTTGAGTGTCTTC encodes the following:
- a CDS encoding vWA domain-containing protein translates to MEVKQAATDVEGMLREGPGKYAGDKYDEEKVKAELDKLPDNLTADEAYNYLIPLLAEDYKPHVKVYDSLDPTIKTNVKTPDGVNAPEGELPKQVNVEILLDASGSMAGRVSGGVKMDLAKEAIRDFVSKLPEGAQVALRVYGHKGSNQEKDKEISCKSTEVVYPLGAYDKATFQKSLGKFRPTGWTPLAAAIEQAKNDLSGNTGENVENIIYVVSDGIETCGGDPVKAAKELHESEIQAIVNIIGFDVDNEGQRALKKVAEAGGGKYTTVNTGEDLRKHLEEEYDRLREEWYIWGLDSSWDAQIQWGDKWEELYNAEQVILDKYTRERDRMLAAKDYLHSSGKLQNDDVESELDDKIWNRSNLISDYSRETYLKLSDMLRKARDDEQERVKKKAEEMEKKYDQ